The stretch of DNA TTCGGCGATCTGGCGGAACAGCGGATTGGTCTCGCCAAAGCTCTCGGTCGCGGTCGTCTTGGTCGTGCCGAGCAGGCGGTTGTCGTTGTAGATCGCGACCTTCGACGCGAACATGTCCTCGCGCGCGTCCTGATCGTTGCCGTCGCCGACAAAGCCCTGTTCGTCGCCCGAATAGATCGTCGGCACGCCGCGCAGCGTCAGCAGCATCGCGTTCGACAGCAGGACGCGCTTCAGCACTTCCTCGTCGGATGCCTGCGGGAACGCTTTCCGCACGTAGGTGGCGAAGCGGCCGTCGTCGTGGTTGCCGGTGAAGGTCGGCAGGATCGCCGCGGTGTCGACGCCCTTCGCATACAGCACGTCGCCGTCGAACAAAGCCTCGAACGCATCGGTACCGCGCGTGCCGGCGACCGTCTCGACCACCGCCTGGCGGAACGCGAAGTCGAGCACTGCGGGCAGCTTGTCGACGACCGTGTGCTGCGCGAGCACCGCCGGACGGACCTCGTGATCGGAGACTTCGCCGAAGATGTGGAAGTTCGGGATGCCGTTCGCCTGCGCGCGCGTCAGCATCGCCGGCACGAACTGCGCCCAGAATTCGGGGTTCACGTGACGCGCGGTGTCGATGCGGAAGCCGTCGACCTTGAACCGGTCGATCCATGATCCGAAGATGTCGATCATCCCGCTCACGACGCGCGGGTTCTCCGTCATCACGTCGTCGAGCCCCGAGAAATCGCCCATCGTCGAGCTCTCGTTCATGAACGTGGTGTCGCCGCGATTATGGTAATAGATCGGGTCGTTGAGCCACGCTGGCACCTTCACGGTCCGCTCGGCAGCGGGCACGTACGGCGTGTAGGCATAGGTCGTGTCGGTCAGCTTGGCGAAGTTCGCCGTGGTCCGCACGTCGTCGCCGACGAACCCGCCATTGATCGCCTTCCCGCCGACGCCGCCCTTGCGCTGGTACGGATAGGTCGCGCGGTCGCGGTACGGGCAGGGCATGCCGACCGCGCATTCGCGGTACTGGATCACGTCCGCGGTGTGGTTGATGATGATGTCCATATACACCTTCATCCCGCGCGCGTGCGCCGCATCGACGAAGGCGGTCATGTCGGCATTGGTGCCGAGATGCGGGTCGACCTGCGTGAAGTCGGTGATCCAGTAACCGTGATAGCCCGCGGACTCGCGGCCCGGCGAACCCTGCACCGCTTTGTTCTTGAAGATCGGCCCGAGCCAGATCGCGGTCGCGCCGAGATGCTGGATATAGTCGAGCCGCTTGGTCAGGCCCTTCAGATCGCCGCCGTGATAGAAGCCCTTGGCGGTTGGGTCATAACCGGTCTTGAGGCGATCGCCGGCGATCCCGCCGCGATCGTTCGACGGGTCGGCATTCTCGAACCGGTCGGGCAGCACGAAATAGATCACCTCGTCCTGCGGCGCACGCGCGCGGTAGTCGGCGGGCGGCACGGCGGCCGCGCCGGACAGCGCGAGTAGGATGGCGGCGGCGATGCTCATGCGCCGAGCCCTGCCGGTGCCGCGCAATGCTGTGCGACGAACGCCGCGTGATCCTGCATCTGGCCCGCCTCGCGCGCGTTGAGCTTGTCGATCGTGTCCATGAATTCCCCCAGGTCGCTCGTCGATATCGCGTCCGCCAATGGATGGTGGCCCGCCGGTATGATGCCTTGTCCCGCCAGCACCTGAAGCCAGCCGACTTCGGTGAACAGCTCCTCATGCTCGCGGACGATGTGGCCGTTGCCGCGCCAAAGTTCGATCTTCGCGGCGAGCGTGTCGGGCACGGCCATGTCGCGGCACTGGCGCCAGAACGGCGTGTCGTCGCGCGTTGTCGCCTTGTAGTGGAGGATGATGAAGTCGCGGATGCGCTCGTATTCGAAGTCGCTCTGGCGGTTGAACTCGCTACGATCGGCGTCGGCGATGACGCGGCCAGGCAAGAGCTTGAGCAGGCGCGAGATCGCCGACTGGATCAGGTGGATGCTGGTGGATTCGAGCGGTTCCATGAACCCGGCAGCGAGCCCGATCGCGACGACGTTGCGGTTCCACATCCGCTTGCGGCGGCCGGTGCGGAACGCGATCGTCCGCGGGTCCGCCATCGCCGAGGTGTCGAGTCCGCTGAGCAACGTCGCGGTCGCCTCGTCCTCGCTGATGTGCGCGCTGGAGAAGACGACGCCGTTGCCGGTCCGGTGCTGCAACGGGATCCGCCACTGCCAGCCGGCGGCGTGTGCGGTCGAGCGCGTGTACGGCGTGAACTTTTCGCTCCGCGCCGATGGCACCGCAATGGCACGGTCGCACGGCAGCCAGTGCGTCCAGTCCTCGTAGCCGGTGCCCAGCGCCTCCTCGATCAGCAGCCCGCGAAAGCCGGTGCAGTCGATATACAAGTCGGCGGCGACGGTCGTACCGTTATCCAGCACGAGTCCGGAGACATCGCCGCTCTCGCCATCGCGGGTGACGCGGACGATCTTGCCCTCGATCCGATTGACGCCGCGGGTCTCGGAATAGCGCCGCAGGTAGCGCGCATAGAGTCCCGCATCGAAATGATAGGCGTACGGCATCGACGGCAGCGTCCGCGCGGTACGAGCTGGCCCCCGCTGCATCCGCTCGGCGAGCGCCGCGTGCGTATTCAACGAATAGGCGCCCAGATCGCCGGCGAGCCCGAGCGACCGCGCGCGCAGCCAATATTGGTGGAACGGCAACAGGCCGACGTCACGCCCGACATCGCCGAACGCGTGCATGTAGCGATGGCCCGGCTTGAACCAGTCGACGAACTCGATCCCGAGCTTGAACGTGCCCCCGGTCGCGCGGAGGAACGCGTCCTCGTCGAGACCGAGCGCATCGTTGAACAGATGGATCTGCGGAATCGTCGCCTCGCCGACGCCGACGGTACCGATGTCGTCGGACTCGATCAGGTCGATCTCGTACCCCGTCTCCAGGAACCGCGCGAAGGTTGCCGCCGCCATCCAGCCGGCGGTACCGCCACCGGCGATCACGATACGCAAAGGGTGATTGGCCATGGTTTACGTCCCCGCTTCGAAACCGTCAGGTGCCGCCACTGCGGAGCAAATACGGGGCGGCGTGAACCGCCCCGCCATCGACATCAGAACTTGCCCGTTAGAACTTGTACGTGATGCCGACATAGTAGTCGCGACCATAGCGCTGGTAGTCGATCACCTGGCGCTGGTCGCCGTTCTGGTAGGTCACAAACGGCCGGTCGGTCAGGTTCTTCGCCTGCGCCAGGATCGCGAAGTTCGCGAGCGGGCCGCTCTGGAACTCATACCCGATCTGCGCATCCAGGATCCCTTCCGACCGCGCGGTGCGATACGTCGGGGTAGCCGACAGACCGGCGACTTCGGCAAGGAAGCTCGAGCGGTAGCGATAATTCGCGCGCGCCTGGAAGCCCCATTTTTCGAAATAGATCGTGCCGCTGCCGGTCCACTTGGACAGGCCTGGCAGGGTGATCGCCTCGGTCGGATTGCTGCCGTACTTGATCGTCGACTGCGTATAGTTGCCGCTCGCGAACATGCCGAACCCGTCGAGCGCGGAGGTGATCGCCTTGAACGGCAGCGACAGCGTGCCTTCGACGCCCAGCACTTCGCCGCGGCCGGTATTGTCGGGCAACGAGACGTTGCCGATGGTCTGGCCCGCCGCGATTACCTGCGCCTGCTGCGCCGGAGTCAGCGCCGGCAACAGTGCCGAGAAGTCGTAGGGCAGCGAGTTGTTCGGATCGACGAAGTCGGTGAGGTGCTTGAAATACCCCGACAGCGCGACATAGCCGCCACCGCTGAAATACTTCTCGAACGACAGGTCGATGTTGGTCGACTGATAGGGCTTCAGATTGACGTTGCCGCCGGTCGACGTGAACACCGGGAACAGGCCGGCAGGCGTCTGGCCGATGTTGGTTAGGTTGATGGCGACGTCCTGCGTGATGCGTTCCTGGTCGAGGCGCGGGCGCACCATCGTCTGCGATGCGCCGACCTTGACGAAGCCCAGCGGGATCAGCTCGACCGACATCGTCGCGGACGGCAGGAAGTTGGTGTATTTCACCGACTCCTTCACCGGTGCGATCGTCACCGCGCCACCGACGACGCTGGCGATCTGGCCGGTCGAGCTCTGGTCCGAATGCACCACCTGTGCGCCGATCGAGCCCTTCAACGGCTTGTCGCCGACCAGTCCGTCGATCGTGACCTTGGCATAGCCGGTCCAGATCTTTTCGAGCACGACATTGTCGCGGACCAGGGAGGACGGACGGCCGTCGAACGCTGCATTCAGCGAATTATTGTAGAGATACAGCGGGTCGAGCGTCAGCATCTGCGGGATGCCAAGATAACCGAGTGCGACGTTCGAGCCGAGCAGCGCTTCGCTCGGCACGTTGCCGCTCAGCGGCGAACCGCTTGCCTCGGTGCAGTTTGTGCCGCCGCCGGTCGGGCAGAGGAAATAGGAGGTGTACGCGCTGGTCTTCTCGCGCTGGCTGTAATTGCCGCCCGCTTCCCAGCCCTTGAGCACGCTGTTCGAGAACTCGCCGTTGAGGCTGGCGCGGAGCGACTTCAGATCGTCCTTGAAGCTCGGCCGGTTGAGGAAGCCCGACTGGACGACCTGCTGCGTGCCGTTGTTGCCCCAACCCTGCGGGTCGGTCAGCTTGAAGACGTTGGTGTCCGTGTAATCGAGCGTCGGCGAGAAGGTGTAGGTGCCGTTGCCGTTCTGCTTCACGGTGACGGTATCCGCCGCGCCGCTCTTGGCGAAGCCGGTGCCGGTGTTGGTCTCGAGCAGGAAGTCGGTGCGATCCGCACGGCTCCAGCTCGCGTCGACGTTCAGGTGGATCGTGTCGGTCAGCTTCAGGTCGTTGTTCCAGCCGAACGAGTAATTGTCCGCCTTGCGCTGATTGTAGTCGTTGCGCTGTACCGCGAAGACGTTGCTGAACGTCGCGCCGGTCGCGAAGCCGTTGGCGACGGTCACGCCGGAAACGGTCGTGCCGCCGGGCGCGGTCGGGGTCGTCAACTGACCAGCCAGCGGAAATTCGATGCCGCGCAGGATCTGCGTTTCCTCGAAGTGCGAATACAGCGCGTCGAACGTCGAATGAAAGCTGTCGGACGGCTGCCACTCGATCGTCGCGACGCCGCCGTAGCGCTTCAGTTCGTTCGACTGGACATAGGGCTTGGCGCCGTTGACCAGGAACGGGTCGGCCGCGGTGCCGGTGCCGCTATAGCCCCAGGCGTTGTAGCGCTCGTTCTGCGACGGCGTCTGCGTCGCGGACACGCCGATCGCGATGCCGAGCGTGTCGTTGGCGAACTTGTCGACATAGGTCGCCGACGCACGATAGCCGTAGCGCGTGCCGTCGGGGTTGAGCTTGTCGATGCCGTTCATCTGGCCGCGCGCGCTGATCGCGACGATCCGGTTGGGCTGGTCGAGCGGACGCAGCATCCGCAAATCGACCGTGCCGGCGATACCGGCGGCGATCAGCGATGCGTCGGCCGACTTGTAGACGTTGACGGTCTTGAAAAATTCCGACGGATATTGGTCGAACTCGACGCCGCGGTTGTCGCCGGTCGTCACCTGTTCGCGGCCGTTGAGCAGCGTGGTCGAGAAATCGGGGCCGAGACCGCGGATCGACAGGCGCTGGTCGCGGCCTTCGAGGCGCTGTGCGGTGACGCCCGGGAGGCGGGCAAGCGAATCCGCGATCGATACGTCGGGCAGCTTGCCGATGTCCTCGGCGGAGACCGAGTCGACGATCAGGACCGACTGGCGCTTGATCTTGGCGGAAGATTCCAGGCCGGCGCGGATGCCGGTGACGACGATCTCGTCCCCGCCCGCCTCATTCCCGCCCGCCTCATTCCCGCCTGCGGCATCGTCCTGCGATGCGGTGGGCGCGGCATCGGCGGGCTGTGGCGTTGGTGCCGCGACGGTCGGGACCGCATCGATCTGCGCTGGCGCGGTCGGATTTGCGTTCGGCGTGCCGGGGATCGCCTGCGCGAACACGGCCTGTCCGGGCAGGATCAGCGCGGCGGCCAGTGCGGTCGCGCTGACGCGGAGCGCGAGGCGGCTGTGCGCGGAAACGCGGGTCGTGGCGCGCGCGCGGCACGGTGCAAAATTGCTCATGAATACCCCTTTGGCGGGAATGATCCCGCGCATCCTCAATGACTTGTGTCGGTAGCCTCGACGTCGTGCTTTCGCGTCGATTGTCGCAAGACGGCTATATTTCGGGTCGGGGCGTTGCAAAAGGGACGGGCATACGTATTCACTGGTTCATGCAGTCCCTGTCTCTTTTGGACCACTTTCGCCCGACAAGGCTCCGATAATGGGCCGCCGACCGACCTCGTTCGACATCGCGCAATTGGCGGGTGTGTCGCAGCCGACCGTGTCGCGTGCGCTCCGCGGATCGAAGTCGGTCAACGCCCAGACCCGGCAGCGGATCGAGGCGATCGCGCAAAGCCTGCATTATGCCGTCGACAAGCACGCGTCGTCGTTGCGGAGCCAATCGGCGAACACGCTGGCGCTCCTGTTCTTCGAGGAACCAGCCGAAGACGAGTCGACGATCAACCCGTTTTTCCTCTCGATGCTGGGGTCGATCACGCACGCCTGTGCCCGCGCCGGCTACGATCTGCTGATCTCGTTCCAGCAATTGTCGGGCGACTGGCACGTCGATTACCAGGACAGCCGCAAGGCCGACGGTATCATCCTGCTCGGCTACGGGGATTACGAAGCCTACCGCGCCCGGCTCGATCACCTGACGGAACAGGGGACCAAGGTCGTCCGCTGGGGCGCGGTCGGAACGGGGCCGGCGGGGATCACGGTCGGCTCGGACAATCGCGGCGGTGGTGAAGCGGCGACCGCCCACCTGATCGCCCGCGGCCGGCGGCGGATCGCGTTCCTCGGCGCGGCGGATGGACGGTATCCCGAACTCGAAGATCGCTATCGCGGGTATCTGGACGCGCTCGCCGCCGCCGGAATCGAAGCGGACGTGGCGTTGCAGGTCGACGCGATCACCACCGAAGATGCCGGACAGGATGCCATTGCCGAACTCGCGCGTCGCGGTGCGGACTACGACGCGATTTTCGCGGCAAGCGACAGCATTGCGATCGGCGCGATGCGCGCGCTGGCGACCGCGGGGCGATCGATCCCGGACGACGTCGCGATCGTGGGCTTCGACGATATCGCCTCGGCGCAACTGACCAACCCACCGCTGACGACAGTCGCACAGGACGCGCGTCGGGCAGGGGAGGCATTGGTACGGACCCTGCTAGCAAAACTTCGCGGCGAAGTGTCCAACGACGCCCCGCTGCCGACGCATCTGGTGGTGCGCGCGAGCAGTGGTGCGTAACCCAGGACTTCATCTCCCCCTCTTGCGTTAGAAGAGAGTCCACAATCCCGTCATCCTGACGAAAGTCAGGATCCAGAGCCATAAGGCCCTGTCCGTCATGACTCTGGATCAGTCGTCGAACAGGAACAGGTTCAGCGTCAGCCGCCCGGCTAGCGGATCAGCGTTGAGGACCACTTCAGGCGGCAGATAGGCGCAGTGCAGCGTATTCCCCGCATAGATGAGCGCGCGGTTGAAGCGCGCCGGCTGCACCGCGATGCACTCGTACAATGGCGTATCCCCAGCGATATACTCCGCGTCCGGCACGCCATGCGCTTGCACATCATGCTCCAGTTCCGTCCTGAACCGATCCAGCCGCCCCGCATCGACACTCTCGAACCCGGTCGCGCGCTGCCGGTAGAAGGCGGTGCCGCCTTGCTCCCCGTGGCCCAGAAACAGCAACACCGCGATCCGCCGCGACTCCACACCGTCGAAATGTGGCAGCCGCTGGATCGGTGCCAGATCGGCAGGCGCCGTAGTGACGAGCGAGTAATAGGCCTCCGACACCGCAGGCACCGGATCGAGGCCGAAATGCTCCGCGAGCAACGGTGCGATCCGGCGGCGCATCGTCTCGGCCAGGCGCGGCGGTACTTCGGCGCGGACACCTGGATAATGTGGCCCGATCGCCGTCATGCGCAGGCTCGCCGCATCCTCGCGCAGCGCATCCGGATCGGGCCAGAAATCGTCGATCGCGATCAACGGCCGTCGCTCGCTGCCCTGGTGGTGAAGAATGGCTCTCGTCGTGTCGATCATCGCTTCCGGTCATGCCGTGGCGGCAAGGCCCTGCGCAAGGTATTCGTATGCATGGTTGTTTTGCCGGTCGCTTGACGGCAAGCCGCCTCGTCAGGACCGCCGCGTAAACAAGCGACGGCCGATCAGGAGAGCCGCATTTGACCGAGAAACCAGTCCAGGGCTTTGGCGGTCTCTGGAATATCAGCTTCGGCTTTTTCGGAATCCAGATCGGCTTCGCGTTGCAGAACGCCAATATGAGCCGAATTTTCCAGACGCTTGGCGGATCGCTCGACGACCTTTCCTATCTATGGGTCGCCGCGCCGCTGACCGGGCTGCTCGTTCAGCCGATCATCGGCCATTACAGCGATCGGACCTGGACCCGCTTCGGCCGTCGTCGCCCGTATTTCTTCGCCGGTGCCGTGCTCGCCGCGCTCGCGCTGTTCGTGATGCCCGAGGCGAAGATGCTCTGGCTCGCCGCGCTGACGCTGTGGGTGCTCGACGCCTCGGTCAACGTCTCGATGGAGCCGTTCCGCGCGTTCGTCGGCGACATGCTGCGGAAAGACCAGCACACCGCAGGCTATGCGCTGCAGACCGCGTTCATCGGTGCCGGCGCGGTGGTCGGCTCGATCTTCCCATTCGTGCTCGCGCATCTCGGCGTGTCGGGCAATGCGCTGGCGGGCGTACCCGATACGGTGCGGTACAGCTTCTGGTTCGGTGGGGCCGCCCTGTTGCTGGCGGTACTCTGGACGGTCGGCAACACGCGCGAATACAGCCCGGCGGAGATGGCGGCGTTCGGCGAACACGACCCCGACGAAGCGCTCGCAACACCGGTCCGTGCGCTCGCCAGCCGCGGCTTCGCGAGCGGCATCGCCTGGATCGTCGCCGGGATCGCGGTCATCATCGCAGTGCCCGAACTGGCGCTCCAGAAGGAAGTGTACCTCCTCGGGGGCCTGCTCGTCGCATATGGTGCAGCCAGCTTTGCAGCGATCAGCCTCGCGCGCAGCGGCAACACCGACAACGCTCTAGCCCAGATCGTCGGCGATTTCGGCGACATGCCCGACGTGATGAAACGTCTAGCGCTCGTCCAGTTCTTCAGCTGGTCCGCGCTATTCATCATGTGGATCTTCAGCACACCCGTCGTGGCGCAGTATATGTACGGATCGAGCGACGCGACGAGTGCTGCGTACAACGCCGGCAGCGACTGGGTCGGCGTCCTGTTCGCGGTCTACAACGCGGTCGCCGCTCTGGTCGCGCTGCTGATCCTGCCCCGGCTGGCGAAGCGGATCGGCCGCGTGAAGACCCACATCGTGTGCTTGCTCTGCGGCGCCGCCGGGTTTGCGAGCTTCCTCGTGGTGCGCGACCCGACCCTGCTGATCGTCAGCGAGGTGGGCGTCGGCATCGCCTGGGCGTCGATCCTCGCCATGCCCTACGCGATCCTGGCCTCCAGCCTGCCGCAGGCCAAGCTCGGCATCTACATGGGCCTGTTCAACATCTTCATCGTGCTTCCACAGCTGCTGGTCGCGACGCTGATGGGGTCGGTGCTGAAGGCGCTCTTCCCGACCGAGCCGATCTGGACGATGGCGTTCGCCGCTTTCGTCATGGCGCTTGCCGCACTGGCGATGCTACGCGTCCCCGAGCTTCCCGACCGGGCCTCGTGACGTGACCCGTATCGCGTCCAGTTTCGCGGGTATGAAATACCTGCTCGCCGCGTCGCTGCTGCTATCCTCGCCGGCATTCGCCCAATCGTCTGCGGCGACTCGTACGGTATCGGTAGGCAGCTTCGATCGCGTTCATGTCGAGGGGCCGTTCGAGGTTCGCGTCACGATCGGCTCGCCGCGCGCCACGATAGTCGGGTCGCGTTCCGACAATGCCGTCGTGGTGCCCGTCGATGGGACGGCGCTGTCGGTCCGCAGGGATATAGGCGGCTGGAGAACAGCCCCGCAATGCAAGCGCAGGACCGATCGTCGTGATGCTCACCACGCCTGGGCTGACCTCGGCGAGCGTTGCCGCAGGTGGGCGACTGACGATCGCGAAGATGCGCGGGATGCGCGTGGATGTGACGGTCAGCGGCGATGGCAGCCTCGCGCTGGCGGCGGCGGACACCGATCAGCTGAACGCGACGTTGATCGGCTCCGGTCAGATGAGCCTCGCGGGCCGAGCGGCGCGAGCGCGGCTGGTTACCAGCGGACCGGGGGCGATCGATGCGTCGGCGTTGGCGGTGAACGACCTGACCGTCCATCTCGACGGCGTCGGCGAGACCAGGGCGGCGGCGCGCTATACCGCGCAAGTGACGAACACCGGGCTGGGCATGGTGACGGTCACCGGCAACGCGAAATGTCGAGTGAATGCGGCAGCCGGCGGGCCAGTGACATGCGGGACGGCGGCTACGCGTGGAGCGCCGTAGCCGCGCTCACAGAGCGCGCGCCTAGATCAGCGCCAGTTCCGCCAGCTTCGTCATCAACGCCGGCGGCATCACGTCCAGACCGGTCGCGTCGCCGCCCAGATCGAGCGGTGCATCCGCCCCCTCCAGATACCGCCAGCCCTGATGCGCGCGCTTGGGCCGCGCCTGTACCAGCACGAGTTTCGGATCGATGTGAATCGCCACGCGACCCTCCTCCGCCTCGTCGAACCCGAGGATAGGCGAGCGGGCGATCAGCTGGTGCTTGAGGATCCAGAACATCGAGCCCTGACCGGTTACCTCCTCATGACGCTTGGGCAAATAGCGCGTCGTGAGGAACACCGGCCCCTCCTCGCCGCGCAGGCGCAACCGCTCGGCGAGATGATCGACGCTTTCCGCGCCGAACGCGACTTTGGTGAGGTGGAGCGGCATGTTGCTGGAAATGGGCGCTAAAGCCGGACGATCAACCGTGAAGGCCCCAAAGACTCGCCAGCCCGAGGAACGAGAAGAATCCCATCGTATCGGTCATCGTCGTCACGAACACCGCGGACGACACCGCGGGATCGATCCGGAACTTGTCGAGCGTTACCGGCACCAGCACGCCGCTCAGCCCGGCGGTGAGGTTGTTCACCAGCATCGCCGCGGCGATTACCAGCGACAGGTCGGTGTTGCGGAAGATAACGTATGTCCCAAGGCCGATCAGCGTCCCCAGCATCACGCCATTGGCGGCGGCGATGCGGAACTCGCGCCCGATCATCCGCGTGGTGTTGGAACTCGTCAGCTGGTTGGTCGCCAGCGCGCGCACCACCACCGCCAGCGTCTGCGTCCCCGCATTGCCGCCCATCCCCGATACGATCGGCATCAGCACGGCGAGCAACGCGAAGCTCGCGATCGTCCCCTGAAACAAGCCCACGACCGACGACGCGACCATCGCCGTGCCCAGATTGACGACCAGCCAAATGAACCGCGTCCGCACCGTCAGCCGGATCGGCTCGTTGATGTCGCCATCGCCTGCACCCGCGAGACGCAACGTATCTTCGCCCGCCTCTTCGGAAATGATGTGCACGATGTCGTCGACCGTGATCATCCCGACCAGCCGGCCGCCATGGTCGACCACCGCGGCCGAGATCAGCGCGTATTTCTGGAAGCGCAGTGCGACTTCCTCCTGGTCCATGTCGACCGGGATCAGCGTCTGCTCGCGCTTCATCACGTCGGCGATCGCGATCCCGCGCGGCGTGCGCAGCATCCACGACAGCTGGCAGGTACCGATCGGCTTGTGCGCAGGATCGACGACGAAGATTTCCCAGAAATCGGTCGTCAGTTCCTCGTGGCCGCGCAGGTAATCGATCGCGTCGCCGACGGTCCAATGTTCAGGGACAGCGATCAGCTCGCGCTGCATCAGGCGACCTGCCGACTCCTCGGCGTAGCTCAGCGCCTCCTCGATCGCGGCGCGATCGTCGGGATCAAGCGCGCGCAGCACCGCGCGCTGCTCGTCCTCGTCCATGTCCTCGATGATCGCGACGGCATCGTCGGTATCGAGTTCGGACGCGAGATCGGCGACCTGGTGCGGCTCGAGCGCATCGATCAGATCCTCGCGGACGTAATCG from Sphingomonas faeni encodes:
- a CDS encoding alpha-amylase family glycosyl hydrolase, whose amino-acid sequence is MSIAAAILLALSGAAAVPPADYRARAPQDEVIYFVLPDRFENADPSNDRGGIAGDRLKTGYDPTAKGFYHGGDLKGLTKRLDYIQHLGATAIWLGPIFKNKAVQGSPGRESAGYHGYWITDFTQVDPHLGTNADMTAFVDAAHARGMKVYMDIIINHTADVIQYRECAVGMPCPYRDRATYPYQRKGGVGGKAINGGFVGDDVRTTANFAKLTDTTYAYTPYVPAAERTVKVPAWLNDPIYYHNRGDTTFMNESSTMGDFSGLDDVMTENPRVVSGMIDIFGSWIDRFKVDGFRIDTARHVNPEFWAQFVPAMLTRAQANGIPNFHIFGEVSDHEVRPAVLAQHTVVDKLPAVLDFAFRQAVVETVAGTRGTDAFEALFDGDVLYAKGVDTAAILPTFTGNHDDGRFATYVRKAFPQASDEEVLKRVLLSNAMLLTLRGVPTIYSGDEQGFVGDGNDQDAREDMFASKVAIYNDNRLLGTTKTTATESFGETNPLFRQIAELSKIRVAHPALTRGRTVIRSRSETPGLLAVSRFDPSTGAEILMAFNTSAKPLTQAVQVEIGSTRFATLAEKCASRAAAPGSVTLTLPAFGYAVCAAETR
- a CDS encoding tryptophan halogenase family protein, which codes for MANHPLRIVIAGGGTAGWMAAATFARFLETGYEIDLIESDDIGTVGVGEATIPQIHLFNDALGLDEDAFLRATGGTFKLGIEFVDWFKPGHRYMHAFGDVGRDVGLLPFHQYWLRARSLGLAGDLGAYSLNTHAALAERMQRGPARTARTLPSMPYAYHFDAGLYARYLRRYSETRGVNRIEGKIVRVTRDGESGDVSGLVLDNGTTVAADLYIDCTGFRGLLIEEALGTGYEDWTHWLPCDRAIAVPSARSEKFTPYTRSTAHAAGWQWRIPLQHRTGNGVVFSSAHISEDEATATLLSGLDTSAMADPRTIAFRTGRRKRMWNRNVVAIGLAAGFMEPLESTSIHLIQSAISRLLKLLPGRVIADADRSEFNRQSDFEYERIRDFIILHYKATTRDDTPFWRQCRDMAVPDTLAAKIELWRGNGHIVREHEELFTEVGWLQVLAGQGIIPAGHHPLADAISTSDLGEFMDTIDKLNAREAGQMQDHAAFVAQHCAAPAGLGA
- a CDS encoding TonB-dependent receptor, which encodes MSNFAPCRARATTRVSAHSRLALRVSATALAAALILPGQAVFAQAIPGTPNANPTAPAQIDAVPTVAAPTPQPADAAPTASQDDAAGGNEAGGNEAGGDEIVVTGIRAGLESSAKIKRQSVLIVDSVSAEDIGKLPDVSIADSLARLPGVTAQRLEGRDQRLSIRGLGPDFSTTLLNGREQVTTGDNRGVEFDQYPSEFFKTVNVYKSADASLIAAGIAGTVDLRMLRPLDQPNRIVAISARGQMNGIDKLNPDGTRYGYRASATYVDKFANDTLGIAIGVSATQTPSQNERYNAWGYSGTGTAADPFLVNGAKPYVQSNELKRYGGVATIEWQPSDSFHSTFDALYSHFEETQILRGIEFPLAGQLTTPTAPGGTTVSGVTVANGFATGATFSNVFAVQRNDYNQRKADNYSFGWNNDLKLTDTIHLNVDASWSRADRTDFLLETNTGTGFAKSGAADTVTVKQNGNGTYTFSPTLDYTDTNVFKLTDPQGWGNNGTQQVVQSGFLNRPSFKDDLKSLRASLNGEFSNSVLKGWEAGGNYSQREKTSAYTSYFLCPTGGGTNCTEASGSPLSGNVPSEALLGSNVALGYLGIPQMLTLDPLYLYNNSLNAAFDGRPSSLVRDNVVLEKIWTGYAKVTIDGLVGDKPLKGSIGAQVVHSDQSSTGQIASVVGGAVTIAPVKESVKYTNFLPSATMSVELIPLGFVKVGASQTMVRPRLDQERITQDVAINLTNIGQTPAGLFPVFTSTGGNVNLKPYQSTNIDLSFEKYFSGGGYVALSGYFKHLTDFVDPNNSLPYDFSALLPALTPAQQAQVIAAGQTIGNVSLPDNTGRGEVLGVEGTLSLPFKAITSALDGFGMFASGNYTQSTIKYGSNPTEAITLPGLSKWTGSGTIYFEKWGFQARANYRYRSSFLAEVAGLSATPTYRTARSEGILDAQIGYEFQSGPLANFAILAQAKNLTDRPFVTYQNGDQRQVIDYQRYGRDYYVGITYKF
- a CDS encoding LacI family DNA-binding transcriptional regulator, with product MGRRPTSFDIAQLAGVSQPTVSRALRGSKSVNAQTRQRIEAIAQSLHYAVDKHASSLRSQSANTLALLFFEEPAEDESTINPFFLSMLGSITHACARAGYDLLISFQQLSGDWHVDYQDSRKADGIILLGYGDYEAYRARLDHLTEQGTKVVRWGAVGTGPAGITVGSDNRGGGEAATAHLIARGRRRIAFLGAADGRYPELEDRYRGYLDALAAAGIEADVALQVDAITTEDAGQDAIAELARRGADYDAIFAASDSIAIGAMRALATAGRSIPDDVAIVGFDDIASAQLTNPPLTTVAQDARRAGEALVRTLLAKLRGEVSNDAPLPTHLVVRASSGA
- a CDS encoding DUF6445 family protein, encoding MIDTTRAILHHQGSERRPLIAIDDFWPDPDALREDAASLRMTAIGPHYPGVRAEVPPRLAETMRRRIAPLLAEHFGLDPVPAVSEAYYSLVTTAPADLAPIQRLPHFDGVESRRIAVLLFLGHGEQGGTAFYRQRATGFESVDAGRLDRFRTELEHDVQAHGVPDAEYIAGDTPLYECIAVQPARFNRALIYAGNTLHCAYLPPEVVLNADPLAGRLTLNLFLFDD
- a CDS encoding MFS transporter, producing MTEKPVQGFGGLWNISFGFFGIQIGFALQNANMSRIFQTLGGSLDDLSYLWVAAPLTGLLVQPIIGHYSDRTWTRFGRRRPYFFAGAVLAALALFVMPEAKMLWLAALTLWVLDASVNVSMEPFRAFVGDMLRKDQHTAGYALQTAFIGAGAVVGSIFPFVLAHLGVSGNALAGVPDTVRYSFWFGGAALLLAVLWTVGNTREYSPAEMAAFGEHDPDEALATPVRALASRGFASGIAWIVAGIAVIIAVPELALQKEVYLLGGLLVAYGAASFAAISLARSGNTDNALAQIVGDFGDMPDVMKRLALVQFFSWSALFIMWIFSTPVVAQYMYGSSDATSAAYNAGSDWVGVLFAVYNAVAALVALLILPRLAKRIGRVKTHIVCLLCGAAGFASFLVVRDPTLLIVSEVGVGIAWASILAMPYAILASSLPQAKLGIYMGLFNIFIVLPQLLVATLMGSVLKALFPTEPIWTMAFAAFVMALAALAMLRVPELPDRAS
- a CDS encoding GIN domain-containing protein, which encodes MLTTPGLTSASVAAGGRLTIAKMRGMRVDVTVSGDGSLALAAADTDQLNATLIGSGQMSLAGRAARARLVTSGPGAIDASALAVNDLTVHLDGVGETRAAARYTAQVTNTGLGMVTVTGNAKCRVNAAAGGPVTCGTAATRGAP
- a CDS encoding DUF1489 family protein, giving the protein MPLHLTKVAFGAESVDHLAERLRLRGEEGPVFLTTRYLPKRHEEVTGQGSMFWILKHQLIARSPILGFDEAEEGRVAIHIDPKLVLVQARPKRAHQGWRYLEGADAPLDLGGDATGLDVMPPALMTKLAELALI